The genomic segment AGAGGCTTGAGTTGGCTTGGTAGGAATGGTATCTCGCAGCCGACCACTCCGTTGCGCAACCGAACGAGTTTGGCGAGAACGAAAGTTTGCGGAAACCTGTTTGCTTGTCCTGGCTGCAGCGTATGATCACCGATcgctgtgtgcatgtgttccAGCAAACGGGTCCAGCAAATCCAGTTGCACCAGCGCAGCGACGGTACTTGCTTATCAGGCCGCTGTactgtgcgagtgtgtgtttgtgcttcTGCTACCGAACACAAGCACGCGCACGCCGTAACCGGGGGCTCGGTCACTCTCGGTATCGTTCTATCTCACGGGGCTTGAAGTGGTTTCCAACTCGAGGCCCTCCTCTCCGAGACAGACCGAGATTCGTTGTCAccgtgtttcgtttcgtttcgttgctgaTTAACTGCGCTGCCAGGGGGTTAGCGATAACAGAGGagcaacacgacgacgacgttcagTTGCCAACAAGCTCGAGTCGGTGCCGGGTGTCGTTCCGTTTCCCGCGTAGCAGACACAGTCCGTTGTCCAGTCTACCAATCAGCCACTCGCAGtgctccagtccagtccgtgCGGTCCGTTGCAATCAACCACAgctcaacacacacacaccgactaCAGTGACGTCGACGTTGTCGTCGGTGCGCCCCGGATACACAGCATGCTAGGTGCGTTGGTGCGGTGCGGAGCGACCATCACCAGGACCAGGGCCGGCGGACTGCTGCAACCGATCGTCGCTCGCAGCTTCGTTAACACACGCGGTATGGCGTCGAGCGGTAGCGGCGGATTCCTGGTCGATGACAGCCGGTACGGTTTCCTGCGGGAGCTTGGACTGGACCGGCTCAACAACGGTGTGTACGATGGGGCGTGGGTGGCAGGTGGGGGCGAGGtggtccgatcgatcgatccagcaTCCGGGCGCGTGATCGCCGAGGTCGCCACCGGCAACGAGGCGGACGCGGACCGCTGCATCGCGACCGGCGTCCGGGCGTACGAAGAGTGGCGCCATCTGCCGGCCCCGTACCGTGGTGAGATCGTGCGGCAGATCGGGGACGAGCTGCGCAAGTACCGGGACGCGCTCGGCCAGCTCGTGTCGCTCGAGATGGGCAAAATCCGGCCGGAGGGTATCGGCGAGGTGCAGGAGTTTGTCGACATCTGTGACTACGCGGTCGGTCTGTCGCGGATGTACGCCGGCCAGATACTGCCGTCGGAGCGGGCCGGCCACACGATCCTGGAGAAGTGGAACCCGCTCGGGCTGGTGGGCATCATATCGGCGTTCAACTTCCCGTGCGCCGTGTTCGGGTGGAACGCGGCGATCGCCCTCACCGTCGGTGACTCGGTCCTGTGGAAGGGTGCCCCCAGCACACCGCTCGTCAGTGTCGCGACGACGCGCATCGTGGCGGAGGTACTGCGCCGGAACAAGCTACCCCCGGTCGTGACGCTCTGCCAGGGTGGTACGGATGTTGGGCGGCGGCTCGCTTCGGACGATCGCGTccggttgctctcgttcaccGGCAGCACGGCGATCGGGCGGGAGGTCAGTGTGGAGGTGCAGCGACGCTTCGGCCGGGTACTGCTCGAGCTCGGCGGTAACAACGCGCTCATCATCAACGACGATGCACCGGCCGAGATGGCCCTCGATGCGGCCTTCTTCGGCTGCATCGGTACGGCCGGGCAGcgctgcaccagcacccggCGGCTCATCATACACGAGCGGCTGTACGAGACGTTCCGGGCGAAGCTGGTGAGCCGGTACGGGGCGCTGCTCAAGCGCGTGGGCCATCCGCTCGATCAGGCGACCCTGTACGGACCGCTGCACAACGAACGGGCGGTCGAGGCGTACCGGCAGACGATCGCCGAAGCGCTCGAGCAGGGTGGCCGGATCGAGTGCGGTGGCAAGGTGCTCGAGCGGGAGGGCTGCTTCGTCGAACCGACCATCATCTCCGGGCTCGCCCACAACGCACCGGTCGTGCTGCGGGAAACGTTCGCCCCGATCGTCTACCTCTTCAAGGCCCGCAACCTTACCGAGGCCATCGAGTGGAACAACGAAGTCGACCAGGgtctctcctcctccctctttACCGCCAACGTACTGTCCGCGTTCCAGGTAAGTTCCACATTTCGCCCCCGGGTCAAACCGCACCCCCAACACCTCGAAACGCCACGATAACtcatattctctctctcttctctctctcgcgcgctctttcAGTGGATCGGTGAGGCCGGCTCGGACTGTGGGATCGTCAATATCAACACCTCACCATCCGGTGCCGAGATCGGTGGTGCGTTCGGTGGGGAAAAGCATACGGGCGGTGGCCGCGAGTCCGGTTCCGACGCCTGGAAGCAGTACGTGCGCCGCTCGACGATCACGGTCAACCATTCGCCGAACCTTCCGCTCGCCCAGGGTATCGTCTTCGAGTGATAGTGACGCtgccaccaacccacccaccgtTTCCATCCATCGAACAAATCACAAtcggcaataaaaaaaaagtggaacgCGCACAAGCGCTCAATGTTGTTGAGGCATtgatgttatgttttttttccttaattTACCGTCTGTAGGCAACATGTAGGATGGTATAATGTCCTTCACAGTCGAAAGCCGCacgtaaaaatgtaaaaaactgCGGAGGCCAATCGCGTATCgttgaaaaaatattattacaATAAAGACTGAAAAAGAGTTAAGAGAATGAATTGTTTcgtaaacgagaaaaaaaacgcctaCAGATGAGGGAAGTCAATGTCGATTGGATCAAGATTGTGAAAATTTTGCCAATTTCACAGACAAGTACCGAAATGCGGGCACTGATCGCAATTTAACGTCTCAATCAGCCTCCGCTTACCAAAGACAACAGCTACATTGGCTAatagttgctggtgctgctgctgctgctgctgttgtgacacctgctgcccatcgtagcggTTTACATTAcatgtttcatttcattttttcctttatttttccatttccactggTTTCTGGTTCAGTATGGTACAGTCACTATATATTggttgggttggttttttttttcgttttgtgtttgtctgctttgtttcttttacctttttaAAAATTTGTCACATTCttggtttgctgttttctttATATTTACAGTTAAAATGTATCCACTTGTTctgcattttcctttcatttgccattttctcaTTTGTCGGACCGAATTGTGCAATCAATAAAATAGCCCCAATTATGCTTTAATGCGCGCACCTGTCTACTGTTGGCCTGTTACGTACGTGCGCACAccgctgtgtgtgtgtgtgcgtgtgcgcgcgcgtgttaaaaaaattatcctttttgcaGGGGTAATTACGAGCTCATTCGTGCGACGGATTAGTGCCGCCCTGTTCTGTCTCGACCTGTTGTGGCAACAGGCACACGCGCACGTACGCAGCagaggtggcggtggcggcggcgtatTTGTTAGTGGCGAGAACGGGTTTCGCgcgttttcgcttctttttggCATCCTGCTGGTGAGAATCACCCGCTTGCGCAGGAGATTCACGCATTTTTACGGGGCAAACGGGCAGTAAAGTTAGTAGATCTTGATTGTGTGCGTTGTGCAGGACATAAACATCTCTTTACACAGCGTTTCCGGTAGAACGTGCGGGAAGGAAGGACTGGGGAAACTGGAATTGGAACAAAACGGCTGTTCCCGAGACCCGGTATGCCCGGTAGGGTAAGTGGACAAGTGAAGTGAGGAATGGTGGATGTGGATGGTAGGATGGAATGAatggtagtggtgatggtgatcggtgTTGGCGTCAAAATCCATTCCAGGATAATCATAATCACGGGAGCGACAAAGTGACAGAAACTACATTACTATCCACATTACGGGGGGGGTACGCGGTGTACAACACTATTTGCATGGTTTGTTTGCCAACTTGCACTCTCCCgtcctccctctctttctcatttGCTCTCTACACTATTCGGCTTGGCTTGCGATTCGCCTCTCTCCTTGCACCAAAATGCGCGTTTTCATTTGTATATTTTACAGTCAGTTAGGGTTAGTTGGTATAACAATTAGTCTGTGTCTGCTGTCCCGCTCAGTCACTACTGCACATCCTTCCTACTCCGCCACGCTCCTCATCCACACGACGCGCTATGAGGCGGCGCACAGGAGGCAGGTCCTATATATAGCTTCTAGCTCAAAAccaaactaaaacaaaaggAATAAATCGcatcctctctcgctctctatctctctttctctcttcatccAACTACGCATTGGCTTTTCGCTTgcaccacccacacacacacacacacacacacacacacacacacacacacacacacatagtATTCTATTCccattcgcaaaaaaaaggatcgccTACTAGTAAATCAACGATGGCCAGACCGGGCCCTCGCCATTCTAATGAGATATACATATATATCCTGGTGGAGCGCACCTACCATGGCATGGTATGCGCGCTCACGTCTACACAGTGGGGAGGGGGTTATTCTACCTGCCCCCCGCCTCCCACCCTCCGCTTCCCCTTTTACCCAGTTTTCTTTTAAAGATCCTATTGTGTTCGGTTTTTGCCATTTGGCGCAAGCGTAAGCGCTCTCGCGAATCTGCTTGTATGCTTTTTtagtttgtgtgtatgtgtgtgtgtgtgtgtgttgttttatttgtggTTCACCACACAGCTACTCTCATTCTCTGGgccacccacagacacacacacacatacgcacaccgCCGTTTGTTCGGTAATAGTTACGCGAATATGCTTATTGTTCCTTACATAATTAtgtatattatatattattttatcATTCTTTCTTgagtttcttcttctactacttctgcttcttctactttctcttatgcttctttttcttctttttttccttcgttccacTATGTCCCATTTTGCTGGCTCACTTTCCACCTGCCAGTTCCACCTCATCCTAAAATGTTTCGACGACAGTCTCAAAAGCTCGAATCACcacattttaatgttttttttctcttctccttcttcttgttgttgtgtgttttacaTGTGAATAGGGTTCTAAACATCCTATCGGTTCCCCTTCACCTGCCCCCTGTCTTCAATAGTCTTTTCCACGTCATCTTTGCCCCACCGCCTCATTTGCTCCCGAGCTACCGAGATTCGCGAAGGGTGGGCGAGATCGGTGTTCCTGGGTGGGGTTATTTGCTCCCTTGCTCCGTTTTTAGAGGGCTCCTTTtatctcctttctctctctcgctctctctctctctctctctctctctctctctctctctctctttcatatGTTAACAACAAGTGCATCGCTAATGACAATGTATTCTTCTCCATCCTTTCAGGTTTTTTATTCCGATTTCTTTCCTGTTCCTACCAAGTTTTCAAATGGATCGGTTTTTGCTAAGGTTTGCGCTTCCCCCAGAGCCTTATGCTGGGAGGGATGCGGAGGAGATtgatggtggaaaaggggTGTAGTGGAGGGGAGGTGAAGGATTTCTTTaatcatcgctgctgctgctgctactattacTACTTAAATGGCAATTGTGTTTTCCGTTCACCTTGTCGCCCTTCCACACCACGcacgcttctctctctctctctctctccatctggTTGCCTCGGTTTGGCTCTGCTGTGGCAATCGGCCGGCGCCTTTGATATTCCTAAACTCTGCATCTCAAACGGTTGGCTCTCTTGTTCCACGGTTCCCGAGGGCTGCTTAGCTGCCTAacacgcacatacatacattaaacaatttcattcAACCGAGCACGCATTCATCCGCCAAAGACGCACACAAATCATAATAGACACACAGTTACCAGGGCCTGCTTGTTCTCATTCGGTAGTAGGTCCTTCTTAGTTAGTACAACTCGTTTCGCTAGAATACATGTACACACGCGTGTGCGTCTCGTGGTTGAACGGAATATGTCCAACCTAAACCGAACTGCAGCCTTAGTGCGCAGCAAACACTGTAAGCAATGCATCACACATTTGGACACTCGGTGGCATTGAAAGAGTGGGAGGAGCGTGTTCTGAAGGTGAGATCAAATGTGCAGTAGCAGGTATGTTATACAGGCCGCTCGTTCCAAGGGTCCATATCGAAACAAAAAGGTGGTCAGGTGCCTAACTTATATCTCCGGCACATGTCGATTTAGCTCGCACAAATGCTACGCACTTCGGTGGCTACGAACGAGCCAAAAACCAGTCAGTCAGGTTGTGTGCGAGGCAGCACAACGCAAGAGTAACAACGAGATTCATTGGAAGGGTGagattcacacaaaaaaaacaccgtatAGTGTACGTATTCTACCATAACGAGAGACTTGATGCAAGTCGAttgggtttgggggggggcgcgCCTGATGTTGGTTGCTTGCACGTCAAGTCCAAACtcaaaaaaaggcaaagtctcttcttttcttcttctctttctctctctctctctctctctctctcttcctctctctctctctctctctctctctctctctctctctctctctctacccctGCAGGCCAACGGGGTTTATTCTTTATGTATATACGATTTATATATTTCTAAGATAAACGTTTGCTCCCCGACGAttacaaataaataaagtatCAATACTGTGGTAATATTAGTGAAGAGGATGGAAGAAAACTAAACTCAAATGGAGGGAGGCGTCACACATCACACTGCGAGCATGCGTTGGGCATTTATAAATATCCCTGCTGCCGGTCCCCGAAACGTTCCCGGGAGCAATCCAAAACAATCCGGCGAATCCGGCATCGTAGCCGAGCGGAAACTGAGCCTAGAGAACGGGACAGCAGCGGACGGAGTGTGTTCTCCATGCCTGCGAAGTGAAGAGGAAATCATCCTGCAAGGAAGGAACCAGCAGGGAACCAACAAGGGCCGTGGCGGTAATCACATATCACAAACATActcacacgcgcacgcacgcacgcacgcacgcacgcacgcacgcaaccatTCGCACACAATACACACATGTTCGCGAGATCGTACAGAGTTTTGCAGAATGAACTAGAACTAGAACGCATTGGCAATGGCCGTGGCACCGGCCGTGGgcgtttccgcttccgtttctcttcgcttccttttgcGCGACTGGTTGAGCTTCTTCTTGGTGAAGCGCACGTTGAACGGATCCTCGAGCAGCTCCGGGTAGCGGTCGATGTCGTGCACGTACTCGCCCTCGTACAGATTGGCGTACCCGTTCTTGACGATCTCCTCCATCTCCTGGGCGTTCCACTCGTAGCTGGAGATGAGCCCGCTGCGCAGCAGATCCTTCTCCCGGTGCCACGCCTTCCGGACGGCCTGCAACTTGGCGTGGTGCATCAACCGCTGCCGTTCCTTTTCCGCCGTCGTCCCGTACTTGAGGTTGATGATCGCGTTCGTCGTGTGTATCTTGACgtcctggtggtgggtggaacCCTTGGATCCTAGGacaccgctaccaccgccggCAGACGATCCGCTgacgctgccaccaccggcaccaccgctggCAGAACCGGGACCACCCGGCGGTCCGCCCGCCCCGCTCGACACGGAATCGTGGAAGGTCGTGTTGACCTGGCCCTGCAGCCGCTTCAGCTGTTGGCGATCCTCGCTCGCCCGCCACGAGTCCTCCTTCACGAAGAAGAACGCATCCTGGAGCGAGTTGTGCACGACGAAGGTGAACGGCAGCAGCCGGGTGCGGTTGAAGACGGACGTGTAGACGTCCCGGTAGATCGGGTTGGCGGCCGGTACGCTCGACACGATGGCATAACCCTCCGGTTCGGCGCTACGCGACACGATGATACCGTGGCCGAACGGTGGATCCGAcccggaaccgaaccggaacggtCCGATCGCGAGCGGATCGGACTTGAGGCTGGCGGCAAAGTcgggcagctgcagcagaccCCGTAGCGAGCGGACACTGCGCTCGAGCAGGTGCGCCATGAAGCCGGAcccgatgctgatgaccgaggCGCGATCGTGACCGTCCGGGCGCCGCAGCACGTTCGGTGCGGCCAGCGCGTTCTCCAGCCGGTCATGCTGCCGCTGGAACCGCTCGTCGATCGTGGCCTGCGGGATCATGTTCTCGATGTCGTAGCCCATCAGCCGTAGCCACTCGAAGTGGCCGCGCGGTTGCTCCTGCAGCTGGTGCACCGGATTGATCGGATCGTTACCGTTGTAGCGGTACAGGTGCAGCTTGGTCGGCTTGCTGATCCGCTGGTCCACGTGCTCCCAGTTCGGCGTCATCCACTGGCCGATCAGCGGATCGTACACCTTCCCGTCCGGCATGTGCACCAGTGACGTTACCTGTGACGAGACGAGATAGAGGGAAAGAGATCTCACGTTACTGgatgacaaagatattgattgagatattgaagcaaaactgacaatgaTATtgatttagaaaaaaaatcgcgacACGCATTTCTACAtagtctgtcgcaaagtaaacaggactttttgcaaAGCAAagtttctggtggcgctatcttaatgtagatatttttgtttaaaaggtGCATTCTTTAGAAACTTTCAATCcaaatttcatttaattttactgCCACTTTACGACCAAATGtgatgaaatttggactgaaagtttCTATAGGATGCaactttttaacaaaaaatacCCACATTCAGATAGTGCCACCAGAAATTTTCCTATagaaaaagtcctgtttactgtGCGACAGAGCATGTAAATTTTATGCCATGAACGTAAGTTTATAAATTATTCTctccaaaatacaaccaattttttttttcaaaagttgaagtttaatatggcatttgcaaaaatataTAGAGGCAGATActtgtttgaaaacaaatcttcACAAATGGGCCGTTTGTGGTACGAATCAAACGACTTGTCGACTAACGAATGGGCACATGCCCGGTGCCCCGCgcttcaaagtcggtgcccagcGTACCGTAAAagctactggaccgattgatttgaaattttaaacacataatctgtaca from the Anopheles aquasalis chromosome X, idAnoAquaMG_Q_19, whole genome shotgun sequence genome contains:
- the LOC126580713 gene encoding putative aldehyde dehydrogenase family 7 member A1 homolog translates to MLGALVRCGATITRTRAGGLLQPIVARSFVNTRGMASSGSGGFLVDDSRYGFLRELGLDRLNNGVYDGAWVAGGGEVVRSIDPASGRVIAEVATGNEADADRCIATGVRAYEEWRHLPAPYRGEIVRQIGDELRKYRDALGQLVSLEMGKIRPEGIGEVQEFVDICDYAVGLSRMYAGQILPSERAGHTILEKWNPLGLVGIISAFNFPCAVFGWNAAIALTVGDSVLWKGAPSTPLVSVATTRIVAEVLRRNKLPPVVTLCQGGTDVGRRLASDDRVRLLSFTGSTAIGREVSVEVQRRFGRVLLELGGNNALIINDDAPAEMALDAAFFGCIGTAGQRCTSTRRLIIHERLYETFRAKLVSRYGALLKRVGHPLDQATLYGPLHNERAVEAYRQTIAEALEQGGRIECGGKVLEREGCFVEPTIISGLAHNAPVVLRETFAPIVYLFKARNLTEAIEWNNEVDQGLSSSLFTANVLSAFQWIGEAGSDCGIVNINTSPSGAEIGGAFGGEKHTGGGRESGSDAWKQYVRRSTITVNHSPNLPLAQGIVFE